From Prionailurus viverrinus isolate Anna chromosome B2, UM_Priviv_1.0, whole genome shotgun sequence, the proteins below share one genomic window:
- the BCLAF1 gene encoding bcl-2-associated transcription factor 1 isoform X5, with the protein MGRSNSRSHSSRSKSRSQSSSRSRSRSHSRKKRYSSRSRSRTYSRSRSRDRIYSRDYRRDYRNNRGMRRPYGYRGRGRGYYQGGGGRYHRGGYRPVWNRRHSRSPRRGRSRSRSPKRRSVSSQRSRSRSRRSYRSSRSPRSSSSRSSSPYSKSPVSKRRGSQEKQTKKAEGEPQEESPLKSKSQEEPKDTFEHDPSESIDEFNKSSATSGDIWPGLSAYDNSPRSPHSPSPIATPPSQSSSCSDAPMLSTVHSAKNTPSQHSHSIQHSPERSGSGSVGNGSSRYSPSQNSPIHHIPSRRSPAKTITPQNAPRDEARGRSSFYPDGGDQETAKTGKFLKRFTDEESRVFLLDRGNTRDKEAPKEKGSEKGRAEGEWEDQEALDYFSDKESGKQKFNDSEGDDTEETEDYRQFRKSVLADQGKNFATTSHRNTEEEGPKYKSKVSLKGNRESDGFREEKNYKLKETGYVVERPSTAKDKHKEDDKNSERITVKKETQSPEQVKSEKLKDLFDYSPPLHKNLDAREKSTFREESPLRIKMIASDSHRPEVKLKMAPVPLDDSNRPASLTKDRLLASTLVHSVKKEQEFRSIFDHIKLPQASKSTSESFIQHIVSLVHHVKEQYFKSAAVTLNERFTSYQKATEEHSARQKSPEIHRRIDISPSALRKHTRLAGEERVFKEENQKGDKKLRCDSADLRHDIDRRRKERSKERGDSKGSRESSGSRKQEKTPKDYKEYKSYKDDR; encoded by the exons ttctAGGTCTCGTTCCAGGACATACTCAAGATCTCGTAGTAGAGATCGTATTTATTCTAGAGATTATCGTCGAGATTACAGAAATAATAGAGGAATGAGACGGCCTTATGGGtacagaggaaggggcagagggtaTTATCAAGGAGGAGGAGGTAGATACCATCGAGGTGGTTATAGACCTGTCTGGAATAGAAGACACTCTAGGAGTCCTAGACGAGGTCGTTCACGTTCCAGGAGTCCAAAAAGAAGATCCGTTTCTTCTCAAAGATCCCGAAGCAGATCTCGCCGGTCATATAGATCTTCTAGGTCTCCAAGATCATCCTCTTCTCGTTCTTCATCCCCATATAGCAAATCTCCTGTCTCTAAAAGACGAGGGTCTcaggaaaaacaaaccaaaaaagctGAAGGGGAGCCCCAAGAAGAGAGTCCTTTGAAAAGTAAATCACAGGAGGAACCGAAAGATACATTTGAACATGATCCATCTGAATCTATTGATGAGTTTAACAAATCATCAGCCACATCTGGTGATATTTGGCCTGGCCTTTCAGCCTATGATAACAGTCCCAGATCTCCTCATAGTCCTTCACCGATCGCTACACCACCTAGTCAGAGTTCGTCTTGCTCTGATGCCCCCATGCTCAGTACAGTTCACTCTGCAAAAAACACCCCCTCTCAGCATTCACATTCCATTCAGCATAGTCCTGAAAGATCTGGGTCTGGTTCTGTTGGAAATGGATCTAGTCGGTACAGTCCTTCTCAGAATAGTCCAATTCATCATATCCCTTCACGAAGAAGCCCTGCAAAGACAATCACACCACAGAATGCTCCAAGAGATGAGGCTAGGGGACGTTCTTCATTTTATCCTGATGGTGGAGATCAGGAAACTGCAAAGACAGGAAAATTCTTGAAAAG GTTCACAGATGAAGAGTCTAGAGTATTCCTGCTTGATAGGGGTAATACCAGGGATAAAGAGGCTCCAAAggagaaaggatcagagaaagggagggcagagggagaatgggAAGATCAGGAAGCTCTAGATTACTTTAGCGATAAAGAGTCtggaaaacaaaagtttaatgatTCCGAAGGGGATgacacagaggagacagaggactaTAGACAGTTCAGGAAGTCAGTCCTTGCAGATCAGGGTAAAAATTTTGCTACTACATCTCACCGGAATACTGAGGAGGAAGGACCCAAGTACAAGTCCAAAGTTTCACTGAAAGGCAATAGAGAAAGTGATggatttagagaagaaaaaaactataaactTAAAGAGACTGGCTACGTAGTGGAAAGGCCTAGCACTGCAAAAGATAAGCACAAGGAAGACgacaaaaattctgaaagaataaCAGTAAAGAAGGAAACTCAGTCACCTGAGCAGGTAAAGTCTGAAAAGCTCAAAGACCTCTTTGATTACAGTCCCCCTCTACACAAGAATCTGGATGCACGAGAAAAGTCTACCTTCAGAGAggagagcccacttaggatcaaAATGATAGCCAGTGATTCTCATCGACCTGAAGTCAAACTCAAAATGGCACCCGTTCCACTTGATGATTCTAACAG ACCTGCTTCCTTGACTAAAGACAGGCTACTTGCTAGTACACTTGTCCATTCTGTCAAGAAAGAACAAGAATTCCGATCCATCTTTGACCACATTAAGTTGCCACAGGCCAGCAAAAGCACTTCAgagtcatttattcaacacattgTGTCCTTGGTTCATCATGTTAAAG AGCAATACTTCAAATCAGCTGCAGTGACTCTAAACGAGAGGTTCACTTCGTATCAGAAAGCCACTGAAGAACATAGTGCCAGGCAAAAGAGCCCTGAGATACACAG gAGAATTGACATCTCTCCAAGTGCCCTGAGGAAGCATACTCGTTTagcaggagaagagagagtttttaaagaagaaaatcaaaag GGAGATAAAAAATTAAGGTGTGATTCTGCTGATCTTCGGCATGACATTGATCGtcggagaaaagaaagaagtaaagaacGGGGGGATTCCAAGGGCTCCAGGGAATCCAGTGGatcaagaaagcaggaaaaaactccAAAAGATTACAAGGAATACAAATCTTACAAAGATGACAGGTAA